From Brassica oleracea var. oleracea cultivar TO1000 chromosome C3, BOL, whole genome shotgun sequence, a single genomic window includes:
- the LOC106335149 gene encoding nucleolin-like isoform X1, which yields MFGGGNRRDEGSMPIQNTNLFAALDTRKKKKKSDKAGGKSKGSSSSHKEPEPQVFWAPTPLKAKAWADIDSDDEDDDYFVTTAPPHALWNASEASHSDVKETHVEQESESEEDNLDEGDDDDDLEEEHETQVHPQAEPEVKKAPEVPAPPKEAERQLSKKERRQKELAELEALLADFGVAPTGQDNTQDNQEKKEVSGDGEKKENATGESKASKKKKKKDKQKEAKESQEEVKSNADAAGGESAEQEGEASSSMDIQERLKKIASMKKKKSSKETDAAAKIAAQEAAARKAKLAAAKKKKEKSHYNQQPVR from the exons ATGTTTGGTGGTGGAAACAGGAGAGACGAGGGATCGATGCCGATTCAGAACACTAACTTGTTCGCTGCTTTGGACACTCGCAAGAAGAAGAAGAAGTCGGATAAGGCTGGTGGTAAGAGCAAGGGTTCGTCGTCATCGCACAAGGAGCCTGAGCCTCAGGTCTTCTGGGCACCTACGCCTCTCAAAGCTAAGGCTTGGGCGGATATCGACAGTGACGATGAAGATGATGACTATTTCGTTACCACTGCTCCGCCCCACGCCTTGTGGAATGCTTCTGAAGCGTCTCATTCTGATGTGAAAGAGACTCACGTTGAG CAGGAAAGTGAAAGTGAAGAGGATAACCTTGATGAAGGTGATGATGATGATGATTTGGAAGAAGAGCATGAGACGCAAGTTCATCCACAAGCAGAGCCTGAGGTGAAGAAGGCTCCTGAAGTTCCTGCACCACCCAAGGAGGCGGAGAGGCAGCTTTCCAAGAAAGAGAGGAGACAGAAGGAACTTGCCGAGCTTGAGGCTTTGTTAGCAGATTTTGGAGTTGCACCCACTGGTCAAGACAACACTCAAG ATAATCAAGAGAAGAAAGAAGTCAGTGGAGATGGAGAGAAGAAGGAGAACGCAACAGGAGAATCAAAGGCCTCAAAGAAGAAGAAAAAGAAGGATAAACAGAAGGAGGCAAAAGAGTCTCAGGAAGAAGTGAAGAGCAACGCAGATGCTGCTGGAGGTGAGTCTGCTGAGCAGGAGGGGGAGGCTTCTTCTTCCATGGATATCCAAGAACGGCTCAAGAAGATTGCATCGATGAAGAAGAAGAAGTCAAGCAAAGAGACTGATGCCGCTGCAAAAATTGCTGCACAAGAAGCAGCTGCGAGGAAGGCAAAGCTGGCTGCCGCAAAGAAGAAGAAAGAGAAGAGTCACTACAACCAGCAGCCAGTGAGGTGA
- the LOC106335148 gene encoding E3 ubiquitin-protein ligase At1g63170-like, protein MEQSSAHHLPQNDHIIDIPSSSSHHVLDEEEERPSTASVSHPVTASSSSSVRSNPRTPRRRRSPLNSGLWISIELLLTLGQIIAAIVVLSLSKHEHPRAPLFAWIVGYACGCVATLPLLYWRYYHHSSHPSEQDSAQHHRPNLNVAAGPFAFSISRSSEGGDARQTNNNNTSSRGGSRYPGFISAARLKVLMEYFKMALDCFFAIWFVVGNVWIFGGHSSASEAPNLYRLCLVFLTFSCIGYAMPFILCTTICCCLPCIISILGYREDLTQPRGATTESINALPTHKFKLKKSRSGGSSSSEGGVVAAGTDNERAISGEDAVCCICLAKYANNEELRELPCSHFFHKDCVDKWLKINASCPLCKSEVGEKNSDLTSQGVLTSLSSGEEGNAQQQRNEHRVDNGLAHSII, encoded by the exons ATGGAACAATCATCAGCTCATCATCTACCCCAAAATGACCACATCATTGACATTCCAAGCTCCTCTTCTCATCACGTTTTGGATGAGGAAGAGGAGAGACCTTCTACTGCTTCTGTCTCTCACCCAGTTACAGCTTCTTCCTCTTCTTCTGTGCGGTCGAATCCTAGAACCCCACGTCGCAGACGCAGTCCTTTGAACTCTGGCCTATGGATTTCCATTGAGCTACTCCTCACTCTCGGCCAGATCATTGCAGCTATAGTCGTTTTGTCTTTGTCTAAACACGAGCATCCGCGTGCACCCTTGTTTGCTTGGATTGTTGGTTACGCCTGTGGATGCGTTGCAACGCTCCCTCTCCTGTACTGGAGATATTACCACCATTCCAGTCACCCCTCTGAACAGGATTCTGCACAGCATCATCGTCCTAATCTTAACGTTGCAGCTGGGCCATTCGCCTTCTCCATATCCAGGTCATCTGAAGGAGGAGATGCTCGACAGACCAACAACAACAACACGTCTTCTCGTGGTGGTAGTAGATACCCTGGCTTCATAAGCGCTGCCAG GCTAAAAGTTCTTATGGAGTACTTCAAAATGGCTCTGGATTGCTTCTTTGCGATATGGTTTGTGGTAGGTAACGTCTGGATATTCGGAGGGCATTCATCTGCATCCGAGGCTCCTAACTTGTACAG GTTATGTTTAGTGTTTCTCACCTTTAGCTGTATTGGCTACGCCATGCCTTTCATCCTCTGCACAACTATATGTTGTTGTTTGCCGTGCATTATCTCTATTCTCGGATACAGAGAAGATTTAACTCAACCCCGTGGTGCTACAACTGAGTCGATAAACGCATTGCCTACCCATAAGTTTAAGCTGAAGAAAAGCAGAAGTGGTGGTTCGAGTAGTAGCGAAGGTGGAGTTGTGGCGGCTGGAACAGATAACGAACGTGCCATTTCAGGAGAAGACGCT GTCTGTTGCATTTGCTTAGCGAAATATGCGAATAACGAAGAGTTAAGAGAGCTTCCTTGTTCACATTTCTTCCACAAAGACTGCGTTGACAAGTGGCTGAAGATCAATGCCAGTTGCCCTCTTTGCAAGAGTGAAGTTGGGGAGAAGAACTCTGATCTGACAAGTCAGGGGGTCTTAACCTCCCTCTCTTCTGGGGAAGAGGGTAACGCTCAACAACAAAGGAATGAACATAGAGTTGATAACGGTTTGGCCCACAGCATCATCTAG
- the LOC106335149 gene encoding aspartic and glutamic acid-rich protein-like isoform X2, giving the protein MFGGGNRRDEGSMPIQNTNLFAALDTRKKKKKSDKAGGKSKGSSSSHKEPEPQVFWAPTPLKAKAWADIDSDDEDDDYFVTTAPPHALWNASEASHSDVKETHVEESESEEDNLDEGDDDDDLEEEHETQVHPQAEPEVKKAPEVPAPPKEAERQLSKKERRQKELAELEALLADFGVAPTGQDNTQDNQEKKEVSGDGEKKENATGESKASKKKKKKDKQKEAKESQEEVKSNADAAGGESAEQEGEASSSMDIQERLKKIASMKKKKSSKETDAAAKIAAQEAAARKAKLAAAKKKKEKSHYNQQPVR; this is encoded by the exons ATGTTTGGTGGTGGAAACAGGAGAGACGAGGGATCGATGCCGATTCAGAACACTAACTTGTTCGCTGCTTTGGACACTCGCAAGAAGAAGAAGAAGTCGGATAAGGCTGGTGGTAAGAGCAAGGGTTCGTCGTCATCGCACAAGGAGCCTGAGCCTCAGGTCTTCTGGGCACCTACGCCTCTCAAAGCTAAGGCTTGGGCGGATATCGACAGTGACGATGAAGATGATGACTATTTCGTTACCACTGCTCCGCCCCACGCCTTGTGGAATGCTTCTGAAGCGTCTCATTCTGATGTGAAAGAGACTCACGTTGAG GAAAGTGAAAGTGAAGAGGATAACCTTGATGAAGGTGATGATGATGATGATTTGGAAGAAGAGCATGAGACGCAAGTTCATCCACAAGCAGAGCCTGAGGTGAAGAAGGCTCCTGAAGTTCCTGCACCACCCAAGGAGGCGGAGAGGCAGCTTTCCAAGAAAGAGAGGAGACAGAAGGAACTTGCCGAGCTTGAGGCTTTGTTAGCAGATTTTGGAGTTGCACCCACTGGTCAAGACAACACTCAAG ATAATCAAGAGAAGAAAGAAGTCAGTGGAGATGGAGAGAAGAAGGAGAACGCAACAGGAGAATCAAAGGCCTCAAAGAAGAAGAAAAAGAAGGATAAACAGAAGGAGGCAAAAGAGTCTCAGGAAGAAGTGAAGAGCAACGCAGATGCTGCTGGAGGTGAGTCTGCTGAGCAGGAGGGGGAGGCTTCTTCTTCCATGGATATCCAAGAACGGCTCAAGAAGATTGCATCGATGAAGAAGAAGAAGTCAAGCAAAGAGACTGATGCCGCTGCAAAAATTGCTGCACAAGAAGCAGCTGCGAGGAAGGCAAAGCTGGCTGCCGCAAAGAAGAAGAAAGAGAAGAGTCACTACAACCAGCAGCCAGTGAGGTGA
- the LOC106328702 gene encoding protein TIFY 8-like — translation MMVNHNNDDRTTDVDSHLRQKEQDKLLFHDFLGSKTETLASTSMADHSLALDKAVKLAMTSASSVGRRGGLSSTSDLVERQGSGGGNHLDGRQLFGPRSEVSGSIMSNRFSGTKRSNSDSQFTSQEHPETLHWSKMLRNGPGSLSMNMNHMANQPPRGGGGQISHLLHQLSSSRFKDENAGPSVIAQTAADEGSRTGMKGPGVTSPFTMPNPSRVECFAPSSNRNRKELTSSTKQMTIFYGGQAHVFDDVHPNKADVIMTLAGSSGGSWSTDLSHIPKTKNNTSDGPDKLSQMYEGGSSRETPFLSSEFRARPGHQATSSACQRIFTQPGREHQGGIFSRGREIRDPVHVSDPEKKPHD, via the exons ATGATGGTGAACCACAACAATGACGATCGTACTACTGATGTTGATTCTCACCTCCGCCAAAAAGAACAAGATAAGCTCTTGTTCCATGACTTCCTAGGATCCAAGACTGAAACTTTAGCTTCCACTTCCATGGCTGACCACAGTCTAGCTCTGGATAAGGCAGTTAAACTGGCCATGACTTCAGCTTCCTCCGTCGGTCGGCGCGGTGGTCTTTCCTCAACCTCCGATCTTG TTGAAAGACAAGGCAGCGGTGGGGGGAATCATCTTGATGGGAGACAACTGTTTGGACCTAGAAGTGAGGTTTCAGGCTCAATCATGAGCAATCGATTTTCAGGAACCAAGAGAAGTAACTCTGATTCACAGTTCACGTCTCAAGAGCACCCAGAGACTCTGCACTGGTCCAAG ATGCTAAGAAACGGACCTGGAAGCCTTTCCATGAATATGAATCATATGGCAAACCAGCCTCCACGAGGAGGAGGAGGACAAATCAGTCATTTGCTTCATCAGCTGTCTTCAAGCAGGTTCAAGGATGAAAACGCGGGACCATCAGTTATTGCACAGACAGCTGCAGATGAAGGTTCACGAACAGGGATGAAAGGTCCAGGTGTAACGAGTCCTTTTACAATGCCAAATCCGAGCAGAGTCGAATGTTTTGCCCCCTCAAG TAACAGGAATAGGAAAGAGTTGACATCGAGTACTAAGCAAATGACTATCTTCTATGGTGGTCAAGCTCATGTCTTTGATGATGTTCACCCAAACAAG GCGGATGTGATAATGACTTTGGCAGGATCAAGCGGGGGCTCATGGTCTACGGATTTGTCTCATATACCAAAGACAAAGAACAACACAAGCGATGGCCCAGACAAACTAAGCCAAATGTATGAAGGAGGCAGCTCTAGAGAAACACCGTTTTTGTCTTCAGAGTTTCGTGCAAGGCCGGGTCATCAAGCAACCTCCAGTGCCTGTCAGAGGATCTTTACACAACCAG GTAGAGAACATCAAGGAGGTATTTTCTCAAGGGGACGAGAAATAAGAGATCCGGTTCACGTATCAGATCCTGAAAAGAAGCCACATGATTAA
- the LOC106335993 gene encoding transcriptional corepressor LEUNIG-like isoform X1: MSQTNWEADKMLDVYIYDYLVKRDLKATAQAFQAEGKVSSDPVAIDAPGGFLFEWWSVFWDIFIARTNEKHSEVAASYIETQMIKAREQQLQQSQHPQISQQQQQIQMQQLLLQRAQQQQQQQHNQQHQNQPPSQQQQQQQQQPAPQHQQQSAPQQPPQRRAPPHLTNGSANGLVGSNSDPVWRQNSGSGSALASNNKAYEERVKMPTQRDSLDETAMKRFGDNVGQLLDPNHASMLKSAGASGQPAGQVLHGASGGISPQVQARNQQLSGSAMDIKSEINPVLTTPRTPVPEGSLIGIPGSNQGSNLTLKGWPLTGFDQLRSGLLQQQKPFMQSPQSFHQLKMLSPQHQQQLMMAQQNLNSQTVNEENRRLKMLLNNRSMSLGKDGLVSSVGDVLPNVGSSLQPGGTLLPRGDTDMLLKLKMALLQQQHQQQGGGNLPQPQSLNQHSLSNQQSHSSNHNIHQQDKLGGGGSITMDGSMSNSFRGNEQVLKNQTGRKRKQPVSSSGPANSTGTANTTGPSPGSAPSTPSTHTPGDAISMPNLPRSGSSKAITMFGTDGTATLTSPSNQLADMDRFVEDGSLDDNVESFLSNEDGDQRDAIGRCMDVSKGFTFTEVNSVRASTSKVTCCHFSSDGKMLASAGHDKKAVLWHTDTMKPKTTLEEHTAMITDVRYSPSLPRLATSSFDKTVRVWDADNKGYSIRTFMGHSSMVTSLDFHPNKDDLICSCDTDGEIRYWSINNGSYTRVYKGGSTQLRFQPRVGKYLAASSANVVSVLDVETQACRHSLQGHANQINSVCWDPSGDFLASVSEDMVKVWTLGTGSEGECVHELSCNGNKFQSCVFHPTYPSLLVIGCYQSLELWNMSENKTMTLPAHEGLIASLAVSTATGLVASASHDKLVKLWK; encoded by the exons ATGTCTCAGACCAACTGGGAAGCTGATAAAAT GTTAGATGTGTATATCTACGATTATCTTGTGAAAAGAGACTTAAAAGCTACAGCTCAGGCTTTCCAAGCTGAAGGGAAAGTGTCATCGGATCCAGTCG CTATTGACGCACCTGGCGGATTTCTGTTTGAGTGGTGGTCTGTCTTCTGGGATATATTTATTGCTAGGACTAATGAGAAGCATTCCGAGGTTGCAGCATCTTACATTGAG ACACAGATGATTAAAGCGCGAGAACAGCAGTTGCAGCAATCTCAACATCCACAGATCTCACAGCAGCAGCAGCAAATACAAATGCAACAACTCTTATTGCAACGTGCACAACAACAGCAGCAGCAACAACATAACCAGCAACATCAAAACCAACCACCTTCTCAACAGCAGCAGCAGCAGCAGCAACAGCCAGCGCCTCAACACCAACAGCAGTCAGCACCTCAGCAGCCACCACAGAGGAGAGCTCCGCCCCACCTGACAAATGGATCAGCAAACGGACTTGTTGGTAGTAACAGCGACCCAGTTTGGAGGCAAAACTCTGGGTCTGGGAGTGCCTTGGCAAGTAATAATAAGGCATACGAGGAGAGGGTCAAAATGCCTACTCAGAGGGATTCCTTAGATGAGACTGCTATGAAG CGATTTGGGGACAATGTTGGGCAACTGTTGGATCCAAATCATGCATCGATGTTGAAGTCTGCTGGAGCTTCTGGACAGCCTGCAGG GCAAGTGTTACATGGTGCAAGTGGCGGTATCTCTCCACAGGTTCAAGCTCGAAATCAGCAACTTTCTGGGTCTGCTATG GATATAAAAAGTGAGATCAATCCTGTGCTCACCACTCCCAGAACTCCTGTTCCAGAAGGGTCATTGATTGGAATTCCTG GTTCAAATCAAGGCAGCAACCTTACACTTAAAGGGTGGCCACTCACT GGATTTGATCAGCTTCGTTCTGGTCTTCTCCAGCAGCAAAAACCATTTATGCAGTCTCCACAGTCTTTTCACCAGCTCAAAATGTTGTCTCCGCAACATCAGCAACAGCTCATGATGGCTCAACAGAATCTAAATTCACAAACCGTCAATGAAGAGAACAGAAGACTGAAAATGCTATTGAACAACCGGAGTATGAGCCTCGGAAAGGATGGTCTTGTGAGTTCTGTTGGGGATGTGTTGCCTAATGTTGGATCGTCTTTACAGCCTGGTGGCACTCTTTTGCCTCGTGGAGACACCGACATGCTACTAAAG TTAAAGATGGCTCTGTTACAGCAGCAGCATCAACAGCAGGGTGGTGGAAATCTACCACAGCCACAGTCACTTAATCAGCACTCTCTTTCAAATCAGCAATCACATAGTTCAAATCACAACATTCATCAACAAGATAAATTGGGCGGAGGTGGTAGTATTACCATGGATGGTAGCATGTCAAATTCCTTTAGAGGAAATGAACAG GTATTGAAGAATCAGACTGGGAGGAAAAGAAAGCAACCGGTTTCGTCTTCTGGGCCAGCTAATAGTACAGGAACTGCTAACACTACAGGGCCATCTCCAGGCTCAGCACCTTCCACACCTTCAACTCATACTCCTGGAGATGCGATCTCTATGCCTAATCTGCCTCGTAGTGGCTCCTCCAAAGCAATAACTATGTTTGGCACTGATGGGACTGCCACTCTTACATCTCCATCAAATCAGTTG GCTGATATGGATAGATTTGTGGAAGATGGGTCACTTGATGACAACGTTGAGTCTTTTTTATCCAATGAGGATGGTGATCAACGGGACGCCATTGGACGGTGTATGGATGTTAGTAAAG GTTTCACGTTTACTGAAGTGAATTCAGTACGTGCGAGCACAAGCAAAGTTACATGTTGCCATTTCTCATCGGATGGAAAAATGCTTGCTAGTGCTGGACATGACAAAAAG GCTGTACTATGGCATACAGACACTATGAAGCCGAAGACCACCCTTGAGGAGCACACGGCTATGATAACAGATGTCCGTTATAGTCCCAGCCTGCCTCGCCTTGCAACTTCTTCGTTTGATAAAACTGTCAGGGTTTGGGATGCTGATAAT AAAGGTTACTCCATTCGTACTTTCATGGGACATTCTTCTATGGTTACGTCACTTGACTTCCATCCCAATAAGGATGATCTCATATGTTCCTGTGACACTGATGGCGAAATAAGGTACTGGAGCATCAACAATGGAAGTTACACAAGAGTGTACAAG GGTGGTAGCACTCAGTTGAGGTTTCAACCACGTGTGGGAAAGTATCTAGCTGCTTCGTCAGCAAATGTTGTATCTGTTCTAGATGTTGAAACACAAGCTTGTCGACACTCTTTGCAG GGCCATGCTAATCAGATAAACTCGGTTTGCTGGGATCCTTCTGGTGACTTCTTGGCATCGGTTAGTGAAGATATGGTAAAAGTTTGGACGCTGGGGACAGGTAGTGAAGGAGAATGTGTTCATGAGCTGAGCTGCAATGGCAACAAGTTCCAGTCTTGTGTTTTCCATCCCACTTACCCTTCCCTACTCGTCATTGGTTGTTACCAG TCTTTAGAACTATGGAACATGTCAGAGAACAAGACGATGACATTGCCGGCTCACGAAGGGCTAATTGCGTCATTGGCTGTTTCGACTGCGACTGGATTGGTTGCATCTGCTAGTCACGACAAGCTAGTGAAGCTGTGGAAGTGA
- the LOC106335993 gene encoding transcriptional corepressor LEUNIG-like isoform X2 has protein sequence MSQTNWEADKMLDVYIYDYLVKRDLKATAQAFQAEGKVSSDPVAIDAPGGFLFEWWSVFWDIFIARTNEKHSEVAASYIETQMIKAREQQLQQSQHPQISQQQQQIQMQQLLLQRAQQQQQQQHNQQHQNQPPSQQQQQQQQQPAPQHQQQSAPQQPPQRRAPPHLTNGSANGLVGSNSDPVWRQNSGSGSALASNNKAYEERVKMPTQRDSLDETAMKRFGDNVGQLLDPNHASMLKSAGASGQPAGQVLHGASGGISPQVQARNQQLSGSAMDIKSEINPVLTTPRTPVPEGSLIGIPGSNQGSNLTLKGWPLTGFDQLRSGLLQQQKPFMQSPQSFHQLKMLSPQHQQQLMMAQQNLNSQTVNEENRRLKMLLNNRSMSLGKDGLVSSVGDVLPNVGSSLQPGGTLLPRGDTDMLLKMALLQQQHQQQGGGNLPQPQSLNQHSLSNQQSHSSNHNIHQQDKLGGGGSITMDGSMSNSFRGNEQVLKNQTGRKRKQPVSSSGPANSTGTANTTGPSPGSAPSTPSTHTPGDAISMPNLPRSGSSKAITMFGTDGTATLTSPSNQLADMDRFVEDGSLDDNVESFLSNEDGDQRDAIGRCMDVSKGFTFTEVNSVRASTSKVTCCHFSSDGKMLASAGHDKKAVLWHTDTMKPKTTLEEHTAMITDVRYSPSLPRLATSSFDKTVRVWDADNKGYSIRTFMGHSSMVTSLDFHPNKDDLICSCDTDGEIRYWSINNGSYTRVYKGGSTQLRFQPRVGKYLAASSANVVSVLDVETQACRHSLQGHANQINSVCWDPSGDFLASVSEDMVKVWTLGTGSEGECVHELSCNGNKFQSCVFHPTYPSLLVIGCYQSLELWNMSENKTMTLPAHEGLIASLAVSTATGLVASASHDKLVKLWK, from the exons ATGTCTCAGACCAACTGGGAAGCTGATAAAAT GTTAGATGTGTATATCTACGATTATCTTGTGAAAAGAGACTTAAAAGCTACAGCTCAGGCTTTCCAAGCTGAAGGGAAAGTGTCATCGGATCCAGTCG CTATTGACGCACCTGGCGGATTTCTGTTTGAGTGGTGGTCTGTCTTCTGGGATATATTTATTGCTAGGACTAATGAGAAGCATTCCGAGGTTGCAGCATCTTACATTGAG ACACAGATGATTAAAGCGCGAGAACAGCAGTTGCAGCAATCTCAACATCCACAGATCTCACAGCAGCAGCAGCAAATACAAATGCAACAACTCTTATTGCAACGTGCACAACAACAGCAGCAGCAACAACATAACCAGCAACATCAAAACCAACCACCTTCTCAACAGCAGCAGCAGCAGCAGCAACAGCCAGCGCCTCAACACCAACAGCAGTCAGCACCTCAGCAGCCACCACAGAGGAGAGCTCCGCCCCACCTGACAAATGGATCAGCAAACGGACTTGTTGGTAGTAACAGCGACCCAGTTTGGAGGCAAAACTCTGGGTCTGGGAGTGCCTTGGCAAGTAATAATAAGGCATACGAGGAGAGGGTCAAAATGCCTACTCAGAGGGATTCCTTAGATGAGACTGCTATGAAG CGATTTGGGGACAATGTTGGGCAACTGTTGGATCCAAATCATGCATCGATGTTGAAGTCTGCTGGAGCTTCTGGACAGCCTGCAGG GCAAGTGTTACATGGTGCAAGTGGCGGTATCTCTCCACAGGTTCAAGCTCGAAATCAGCAACTTTCTGGGTCTGCTATG GATATAAAAAGTGAGATCAATCCTGTGCTCACCACTCCCAGAACTCCTGTTCCAGAAGGGTCATTGATTGGAATTCCTG GTTCAAATCAAGGCAGCAACCTTACACTTAAAGGGTGGCCACTCACT GGATTTGATCAGCTTCGTTCTGGTCTTCTCCAGCAGCAAAAACCATTTATGCAGTCTCCACAGTCTTTTCACCAGCTCAAAATGTTGTCTCCGCAACATCAGCAACAGCTCATGATGGCTCAACAGAATCTAAATTCACAAACCGTCAATGAAGAGAACAGAAGACTGAAAATGCTATTGAACAACCGGAGTATGAGCCTCGGAAAGGATGGTCTTGTGAGTTCTGTTGGGGATGTGTTGCCTAATGTTGGATCGTCTTTACAGCCTGGTGGCACTCTTTTGCCTCGTGGAGACACCGACATGCTACTAAAG ATGGCTCTGTTACAGCAGCAGCATCAACAGCAGGGTGGTGGAAATCTACCACAGCCACAGTCACTTAATCAGCACTCTCTTTCAAATCAGCAATCACATAGTTCAAATCACAACATTCATCAACAAGATAAATTGGGCGGAGGTGGTAGTATTACCATGGATGGTAGCATGTCAAATTCCTTTAGAGGAAATGAACAG GTATTGAAGAATCAGACTGGGAGGAAAAGAAAGCAACCGGTTTCGTCTTCTGGGCCAGCTAATAGTACAGGAACTGCTAACACTACAGGGCCATCTCCAGGCTCAGCACCTTCCACACCTTCAACTCATACTCCTGGAGATGCGATCTCTATGCCTAATCTGCCTCGTAGTGGCTCCTCCAAAGCAATAACTATGTTTGGCACTGATGGGACTGCCACTCTTACATCTCCATCAAATCAGTTG GCTGATATGGATAGATTTGTGGAAGATGGGTCACTTGATGACAACGTTGAGTCTTTTTTATCCAATGAGGATGGTGATCAACGGGACGCCATTGGACGGTGTATGGATGTTAGTAAAG GTTTCACGTTTACTGAAGTGAATTCAGTACGTGCGAGCACAAGCAAAGTTACATGTTGCCATTTCTCATCGGATGGAAAAATGCTTGCTAGTGCTGGACATGACAAAAAG GCTGTACTATGGCATACAGACACTATGAAGCCGAAGACCACCCTTGAGGAGCACACGGCTATGATAACAGATGTCCGTTATAGTCCCAGCCTGCCTCGCCTTGCAACTTCTTCGTTTGATAAAACTGTCAGGGTTTGGGATGCTGATAAT AAAGGTTACTCCATTCGTACTTTCATGGGACATTCTTCTATGGTTACGTCACTTGACTTCCATCCCAATAAGGATGATCTCATATGTTCCTGTGACACTGATGGCGAAATAAGGTACTGGAGCATCAACAATGGAAGTTACACAAGAGTGTACAAG GGTGGTAGCACTCAGTTGAGGTTTCAACCACGTGTGGGAAAGTATCTAGCTGCTTCGTCAGCAAATGTTGTATCTGTTCTAGATGTTGAAACACAAGCTTGTCGACACTCTTTGCAG GGCCATGCTAATCAGATAAACTCGGTTTGCTGGGATCCTTCTGGTGACTTCTTGGCATCGGTTAGTGAAGATATGGTAAAAGTTTGGACGCTGGGGACAGGTAGTGAAGGAGAATGTGTTCATGAGCTGAGCTGCAATGGCAACAAGTTCCAGTCTTGTGTTTTCCATCCCACTTACCCTTCCCTACTCGTCATTGGTTGTTACCAG TCTTTAGAACTATGGAACATGTCAGAGAACAAGACGATGACATTGCCGGCTCACGAAGGGCTAATTGCGTCATTGGCTGTTTCGACTGCGACTGGATTGGTTGCATCTGCTAGTCACGACAAGCTAGTGAAGCTGTGGAAGTGA